From a region of the Archocentrus centrarchus isolate MPI-CPG fArcCen1 chromosome 18, fArcCen1, whole genome shotgun sequence genome:
- the cited1 gene encoding cbp/p300-interacting transactivator 1, with the protein MTSLLFPGNTYAAMKDLSSSSSSSSPSSSTSPLNSLLHYPSSKTSVAPFSPSASTTSSRGSALSSAPLSKPQPFCLQTGPHLIASMQLQKLNSHYQSLASASAGHPAPSGAQRGFGASPLGAGNQLLGPSGGLGGGGMGVGIGMANQGSGAAGIIDFDPVDEEVLMSLVVELGLDRANELPELWLGQNEFDFMSDVPAGC; encoded by the coding sequence ATGACCTCACTGCTGTTCCCTGGCAACACCTACGCTGCAATGAAggacctctcctcctcctcctcctcctcctcgccgtcctcctccacctctcctcTCAACTCCCTCCTCCACTACCCTTCCTCCAAAACTTCCGTGGCACCCTTCTCCCCATCTGCCAGCACCACCTCCTCTCGCGGATCGGCCCTGTCCTCGGCACCGCTCTCCAAGCCGCAGCCCTTCTGCCTGCAGACGGGGCCTCACCTCATTGCCAGCATGCAGCTGCAGAAGCTCAACTCACACTACCAAAGCCTCGCCAGCGCCTCTGCCGGACACCCGGCGCCCAGCGGGGCTCAAAGGGGGTTCGGCGCCTCGCCACTGGGGGCTGGTAATCAGCTCTTGGGACCGTCTGGAGGCCTTGGAGGAGGCGGGATGGGCGTCGGGATTGGCATGGCGAACCAAGGCTCTGGTGCGGCCGGGATTATCGATTTTGACCCCGTGGACGAGGAGGTGCTCATGTCTCTGGTGGTGGAGCTGGGTTTGGACCGAGCCAACGAGCTGCCCGAGCTCTGGCTGGGACAGAACGAGTTTGACTTCATGTCAGACGTGCCGGCCGGATGCTGA